The sequence below is a genomic window from Deltaproteobacteria bacterium.
GTCGTGCAGATAGATGTCGGTACCGCTTGAGCCGAGAAAGATACCGGTCACCCCACCCAGCAAGAATTCAGCAACAAACGCCAAAGCCCAGAGCATCGGCGTCGTCAGCTCGATCGACCCTCCATACAGCGTGGCAATATAGGAAAAAATCATCTCAGAAATCGGCACCGAAATGAGCACGGTCATGATAGTAAATAAGTGCGCCATACGCGGGTCGATGCCAGCGACAAACTGATGGTGAGCCCACACCACGAAACTCAAGACTCCAGTAGCGAAGGTAGTGTACAGGATAGTTTTGTAGGCGAACAGTTTCTTGCGGGCAAAAACGGTGATGATCTCAGCAACCACCCCCATCGCCGGCAGTAGTACCACGTACACTCCTGGATGACCGAAGAACCAAAACAAATGTTGCCACAGCAACGGATCGCCACCGGCTTGGGGATCATAGAAGCGGGTCCCGACGACTTGATCAAACGGTAGCATCACTGCACCAGCCACAAGCGGTCCCACCGAAGCCATAAAGACAATGACGGCAACAATCGTCATCCAGATAAAGATCGGCAATCGATAGGCGGTCAGTCCCTCAGCCCGGGCGTTCATGACGGTGGTAATGAAATTGATCCCACCAAGAAGGAAAGCGACGAATTCCAGAGCGACCGCGATCAACCACAAGGGTGCCCCATACGGGGTGTGATTGTACGAAGCACTGGCAGAAAGTGGCGGATACGCGGTCCAGGCACCACCAAATCCTCCACCGGGAACAACGAGTGATATGAGGATAACCACGGTACTCAAAAAGAAGATCTGGTAGGACAGCCGGTTGAGACGAGGAAACACCATGTCATCGCAACCGATCATCAACGGGATCAGATAGTTACCAAATCCCGCAATCAGCACCGGCATCGCCACCCAAAAGATCATGATGGTTCCGTGGTTCGTGACCAGCGCGTTGTACGCCAACGGCGACACCAGACCGTAGCCAAACACAGATTGGTCTGGAAACGCGAGTTGCATCCGAAACACATAGGCCATGAGCCCGCCGATCACCGCCATAAACATGCCGGTAAACATATACTGCAGGCCAATAATTTTATGATCGGTAGAAAAGAGGTACCTTCTGGCAAAGTCCCCCCACCCTACGTCAACATGGTCGCGTTCGATCGCAATATCTCTGGCGGCTGTTCCAGCCATTATGACCTCCTCATCAAATCAGCTATCAGCAGTCAGCTATCAGCGGTCAGCCAGCAGGGAAAGGCAAAAAACGTTACACTCGTGCCCCAGGACCTTTCTCTACGTTACGCAAGAGGCCCGTGTATGTGTCATACTGAGCGGAGCGAAGAATCTCTCTTGAAGAATCTTCCTGAGAGCCCTTTCGTTTCACTCGGGCTGAAAGCTTACCCCTGCTCACTCATCCACTTGTCGTACTCTTCTTTGGTCTCGATCTGGATACGTGCAGCCATCACGCCGTGTCCAAGACCACACATTTCAGCGCACTGAATATCGAACTGGCCGGTCTTGGTCGGTTTGAACCATCCAGTAATCACGCGTCCTGGCACTGCGTCTTGCTTCAAACGAAACACCGGCACCGAAAAGCTGTGAATGACATCTTTTGACAGCAATTCGAAGTGATAGACCGTATTCTCTTTGACATGCAGCTCATCGATACGAGTAATGTCATCGGCAGTATCCAATTGCCCATCTGGTCCCGCATGGACAAACGTCCACGCCCATTGCTGACCAACGATGCGCACCCTCTCCTCCGCCGCTGGCAGTGCCTGCTTGACGTTGATCCACACTAGAATAGTTCCGGCAATGAGCCCCAGGTCACAGAGAATGACGAGATAGTGCGGGATAGACACCCATTGCTTTTCCGCTTTCACTTCACCGGCAACGTACAATGAACGCACACCGTCTTGGCGTCGAAAACGGAAGATAAAGTAAAAGAGCACCCCTTGCGCGACGACGAACCAGAAACCAACAGTTATGAAGATTACGGTGAACAGCCAGTCGATGTCATGGGCGAAACTGGCAGCTTGCGGTAAAAGATACTCAAGCATCATTCCTCTCCGTTTGTGTGGCTCTTGCTCTGCAAATCAGTGCGGCAGCACGAACAAAACACTGCCCAGGATAAACACCAGGCAACATGCGACAGTTAGATAAAAAGTCTTTTCGGCGAGACTCTCACTGGACATTTCTTTCATGGCGATCCTCACCTCCCTCACCTTGCATCTGCGAAATCGTTGACCGTTAGCACTTGGCCAGAACGCCCGAGAATTTGGTGTACCACTGCTCACGTGTCTACATCGGACCTCATGACATTTGCCCACGTTGGGTAGCGTGCGCTGTGCGCGCGATGCCCCCACGGATACGGATCCCTGTGCGCATGGCGCACGCTACACACTTTCGGATGGCAACCTCATGTGTCCCAATCTCTTATGGTCTGAGTGAGCCGTGCACAGGTTGTGTCATTATGCATCTTTATTTCTTGGCTACCCCAAGGCTCGTCACGTATGCCGCCAAATCATTGAGCGCTACGTCATCCTGCAGCATCATCGTCATAGCTCGCATCTGCATCCCTGGAGCATCATCTTTGTGGGCCCCACGCTGTCCATCGCGGAACTTTTTGAGCTGCGATACGATGTACCAGTCACCTTGAAGGAGCAAACCTGGAGATCTCACCTCCGCATTCCCTGCTCCTCCCTCCCCATGACACGCACTGCATGTCGTATAGAGGTTCTTCCCGCGCTCGTGATCGCCAGAGACAGTGGCCATTCGCGGTGTCGGTGCGAGAGAAGCAATATAGATCGACACTGCTTTCACATCTTCATCTTTGCGTAACGTCCGCGCCATCGGTCGCATCTGTAGCGCAGCAGCATCATCGGCATGATAGCCGCGCAGGCCGTTACGGAAGTTTTGCAACTGCGCTTCGAGATACCAGGCTTCAACTCCAGCGAGAGCTGGCGCATGGCGTTGCTGGTCCCCCTCTCCCTTCTCTCCGTGGCATGTTGTTGCACAGAGAATGTAGAGTTGTCTTCCACGTGCGATGTCGTCAGCGTAAACAGAGGTCCCCTTACTATTACTGAGGAACAGCACAATAAGGACGACGCCTGCAACAGTTATCCTGTCTGGCCAGCAAAAATGTTTCTGCTTGTATCGTCGTTGAGTACCCACCCGACTCCTCCTGCTTGCGTGGTATCGCAATTTTCCGAGCGCGATACAGTAAAACAAATAGCAGGATGTGTGCCGCACCATCGTCAAGAAGCCTGTGTATAAGGTCAGGCACTTAGCGTGGCGGTTGAGAAAGAACTCGCACCGGGAAGCCAGGAAGTGTCTCCAAAGGAAACAGGACCAAGCGTAATCAGCTCACAATGTGGCAAATGTGCAGTGATGCCGAACGATACACCCGAAACAAGGCACACAAGGCAGTGGTGCGATCGGCAGCACCACACTGCCGAGAAAAACACGAGAAACAAAGGATTGCTCATTTATGCAAATGTCACAAAGGTGGCATTCCCGTTGCACGTGGGGTTCCGTTATGCGTGCAGCGAAAGTCTTACGACGAAGAGTCCTGCTGGTATCGCAAGACAAACGTCTCAAGCGCCAAGTGCAAGACTGTTTAACGATGAGTGGGTTCCCGGCAACCCTCATCATGTCGTTTGACAACGAACATCCAGGCATCCCGGACGGCAAGAAAACGTTACCTCACGTTATTGTGCTCGACGATAGCGTCACCGTACAACAAGGCCCGACGTTGCTGGACACGTTTCATCGTTACGCACCCCACGCGTTCGTGATATACATCGCGGGTCAACATACCCCCGAACTCGAACGGACCGTACGGCAACTCGGAGTCCTGTACTACACAGCCAAGCCCCCTGATGACCTGTCGCTGCAACAGGTGCTCACTGCAGCGCTACAACGCTCGACGCAGGGTGAGAAGTCCGCCGCGTGACAAGCATGCGTTACTCCGCATCTACAATTTGATATTTGGCAATTTTCGCATACAACTTCTTGCGTGAAATCCCTAACAGCTTCGCGGCTTGTAATTTATTCCCGGATGTTGCGTTTAACGCCCGGACGATCAAGTCGCGTTCAGCATCGATAAACAACGGTGGAGGTGTATTCGGTGACACTTCCATTGGTCGTGGAGTCGGGGACATGCGCGAGAATGTAGACGGAAGATCGCTCAGCGAGATCTCTGGATCACGGGCAAACGTATAGGTGCTCTCAATCACATTCATCAATTCGCGGATGTTTCCCGGCCATGAATGCTGCATGAGAACAGCCAGAGCATGTGGCGACATCGTCCGTCGTGGTACGCCAAAGCGCTCGCTAAAGTAGGTCAGGAAATATTCCACCAGCAGGGCAATATCTTCTTGGCGTTCGCGCAGTGGTGGGAGCACGAGGGTATTTACGTTCAGACGGTAGTAAAGATCTTCACGCAAGCGGCCTTGTCGTACGGCTTCGTGGGGATCGCGATTGGTCGAGGCGATGATCCGCACCTTGACCGGTACTTCACGAACCGACCCAACCGGGCGAATCGCACGCTCTTGTAATACGCGCAGTAGTTTCGCTTGGGTATCAGGAGCCATCTCGGTCACTTCATCAAGAAAGAGACAGCCTCCTTCTGCAGCACGGAATAGGCCTTGATACTCGGTTGTGGCCCCACTGAATGCACCACGCCGGTAGCCAAACAACTCACTTTCAATTAACTCCCGAGGCAACGCCGAACAGTTGACTGGTACAAACGGAGCGGTTCCGCCACTCACTTCATGGATAGCTCGTGCGACCAACTCTTTCCCGGTGCCACTCTCACCCACGACCAGTACCGTGCCGCGGGCCATCCCGGCGGCACTGATCCGTTGGAAGACATCTCGCATTGCTGGACAGTGTCCGACGATGCCGTGGAAATGCTGACGCGCCTGCACATCGGGCGCGAGTC
It includes:
- a CDS encoding cytochrome c oxidase subunit I; the encoded protein is MAGTAARDIAIERDHVDVGWGDFARRYLFSTDHKIIGLQYMFTGMFMAVIGGLMAYVFRMQLAFPDQSVFGYGLVSPLAYNALVTNHGTIMIFWVAMPVLIAGFGNYLIPLMIGCDDMVFPRLNRLSYQIFFLSTVVILISLVVPGGGFGGAWTAYPPLSASASYNHTPYGAPLWLIAVALEFVAFLLGGINFITTVMNARAEGLTAYRLPIFIWMTIVAVIVFMASVGPLVAGAVMLPFDQVVGTRFYDPQAGGDPLLWQHLFWFFGHPGVYVVLLPAMGVVAEIITVFARKKLFAYKTILYTTFATGVLSFVVWAHHQFVAGIDPRMAHLFTIMTVLISVPISEMIFSYIATLYGGSIELTTPMLWALAFVAEFLLGGVTGIFLGSSGTDIYLHDTYFVLAHFHYTFFPIAIIATFAGVYYWFPKMFGRMMNETLGKIHFWGTIISFNVICIPLFITGVAGDHRRIYSYEHFSQLATPGLQELRVIATIALVMMLLFQIPFFYNFIKSLIDGDEAGDNPWRANTLEWAVPSPPPHGNFAEMPTVYRGPYEYGVPGRAEDYWPQHEPEENPSPVNG
- a CDS encoding cytochrome c oxidase subunit II, with translation MMLEYLLPQAASFAHDIDWLFTVIFITVGFWFVVAQGVLFYFIFRFRRQDGVRSLYVAGEVKAEKQWVSIPHYLVILCDLGLIAGTILVWINVKQALPAAEERVRIVGQQWAWTFVHAGPDGQLDTADDITRIDELHVKENTVYHFELLSKDVIHSFSVPVFRLKQDAVPGRVITGWFKPTKTGQFDIQCAEMCGLGHGVMAARIQIETKEEYDKWMSEQG
- a CDS encoding c-type cytochrome, whose protein sequence is MVRHTSCYLFYCIALGKLRYHASRRSRVGTQRRYKQKHFCWPDRITVAGVVLIVLFLSNSKGTSVYADDIARGRQLYILCATTCHGEKGEGDQQRHAPALAGVEAWYLEAQLQNFRNGLRGYHADDAAALQMRPMARTLRKDEDVKAVSIYIASLAPTPRMATVSGDHERGKNLYTTCSACHGEGGAGNAEVRSPGLLLQGDWYIVSQLKKFRDGQRGAHKDDAPGMQMRAMTMMLQDDVALNDLAAYVTSLGVAKK
- a CDS encoding response regulator → MRAAKVLRRRVLLVSQDKRLKRQVQDCLTMSGFPATLIMSFDNEHPGIPDGKKTLPHVIVLDDSVTVQQGPTLLDTFHRYAPHAFVIYIAGQHTPELERTVRQLGVLYYTAKPPDDLSLQQVLTAALQRSTQGEKSAA
- a CDS encoding sigma-54-dependent Fis family transcriptional regulator, translated to MTTIPVAMQRPQYFHLLWDEEIERLREILQALREREDEVLTRWYQLYTVHFGEAVTLSQREFSTLYGHDLQQTVTHLLQGDMERFVMDLRATGEQLVERGVPFREVISCLHLFEESCSVVFDEIPWSTGPSERISMLLTFDKLSHCRMMVLAETYFGTTQARTHTRTQALEQEVARLAPDVQARQHFHGIVGHCPAMRDVFQRISAAGMARGTVLVVGESGTGKELVARAIHEVSGGTAPFVPVNCSALPRELIESELFGYRRGAFSGATTEYQGLFRAAEGGCLFLDEVTEMAPDTQAKLLRVLQERAIRPVGSVREVPVKVRIIASTNRDPHEAVRQGRLREDLYYRLNVNTLVLPPLRERQEDIALLVEYFLTYFSERFGVPRRTMSPHALAVLMQHSWPGNIRELMNVIESTYTFARDPEISLSDLPSTFSRMSPTPRPMEVSPNTPPPLFIDAERDLIVRALNATSGNKLQAAKLLGISRKKLYAKIAKYQIVDAE